In Pyxicephalus adspersus chromosome 12, UCB_Pads_2.0, whole genome shotgun sequence, a genomic segment contains:
- the LOC140341755 gene encoding olfactory receptor 12D1-like, which produces MEGWNRTTEFILMGITNIVWLQKFLFILTLFFFLLDIFGNILIISMVIRDLTLQSPMYFLLANLSFLDILFSTVTVPKMMSGFLMENLISKNGCIAQMYFFHFLGCAEGVLLAAMGYDRYVAICHPLHYKAIMQKATCIQLVFTAWVTGLTTSLVHAVMTSQLPFCNNKNIKHFFCDVKPVIKLACKDIHVNELTLAIVSGFLSTSTFLLTLLSYIYILAHLLQIRSSKGRSKIFSTCSSHLSIVILFYGTAMCTYIGPASENSIEKDRVAAILFTVITPTLNPLIYTLRNKEVRKSLEKNLKRSSILRLPIVK; this is translated from the coding sequence ATGGAAGGATGGAATAGAACAACTGAATTTATTCTGATGGGTATCACCAACATTGTATGGCTCCAAAAGTTCCTCTtcattttaactttgtttttctttttacttgataTTTTTGGGAATATTCTTATTATCTCCATGGTGATCAGAGATCTTACTCTTCAGTCCCCTATGTATTTTTTGCTGGCTAATCTTTcctttttggatattttattttccactgtTACTGTTCCAAAAATGATGTCTGGGTTTTTAATGGAAAACTTAATTTCAAAAAATGGATGCATTGCCCAGAtgtattttttccactttttgggCTGTGCAGAAGGTGTCCTCTTGGCTGCCATGGGCTATGACAGATATGTCGCTATTTGCCATCCTCTACATTATAAAGCCATCATGCAAAAGGCAACCTGCATTCAGCTGGTGTTCACTGCTTGGGTAACAGGCCTAACAACTTCATTAGTACATGCTGTAATGACATCACAACTTCctttttgtaacaataaaaatatcaaacacTTCTTCTGTGATGTTAAGCCAGTCATCAAGTTGGCTTGTAAAGACATTCATGTAAATGAACTAACACTAGCCATTGTTAGTGGCTTTTTAAGCACAAGCACCTTTCTCCTTACTTTACTTTCCTACATTTATATTCTTGCCCATCTTTTACAGATAAGGTCATCCAAGGGACGATCCAAAATTTTTTCAACATGTTCTTCCCATTTGAGTATTGTCATATTGTTTTATGGAACAGCAATGTGTACCTACATTGGACCAGCCTCAGAAAATTCAATTGAAAAAGATAGAGTGGCAGCCATACTATTCACAGTTATAACCCCAACCCTCAACCCCTTAATTTACACATTAAGGAACAAAGAAGTTAGAAAGTCcctagaaaaaaatctaaaaaggtcAAGCATTTTGAGGCTGCcaattgtaaagtaa